One Actinoplanes missouriensis 431 DNA segment encodes these proteins:
- a CDS encoding aldo/keto reductase has product MAGIPAITLNNGVTMPQIGYGVFQIPEAETAAAVTTALEAGYRSIDTAAVYGNEAGVGAALRDASIPRDELFVTTKVWNSDQGYDETLRAFDASLARLGLDQLDLYLIHWPTPKHGKYLDTWRALESLYEQKRIRAIGVSNFLPEHLRAVADLGGTVPAVNQIEVHPALQQRDVQEAGTQMGVVTEAWSPLAQAGVLDDPAITSIATTHDRTPAQVVLRWHVQQGRVVIPKSVTPSRIRENLAIFDFELTADELAAIDALESDGRTGPHPAHFN; this is encoded by the coding sequence ATGGCCGGCATCCCCGCCATCACCTTGAACAACGGCGTCACCATGCCGCAGATCGGCTACGGCGTCTTTCAGATCCCCGAGGCGGAGACCGCCGCCGCGGTCACCACCGCGCTGGAGGCCGGTTACCGCAGCATCGACACGGCCGCCGTCTACGGCAACGAGGCCGGAGTCGGCGCCGCGCTGCGCGACGCGAGCATTCCGCGCGACGAGCTCTTCGTGACGACCAAGGTCTGGAACAGCGATCAGGGGTACGACGAGACGCTGCGCGCGTTCGACGCCAGTCTCGCCCGTCTCGGGCTGGACCAGCTGGACCTCTACCTGATCCACTGGCCCACGCCGAAGCACGGGAAGTACCTGGACACCTGGCGGGCCCTGGAGTCGCTCTACGAGCAGAAGCGGATCCGCGCGATCGGCGTCTCCAACTTCCTGCCGGAGCACCTGCGGGCGGTGGCGGACCTGGGCGGCACCGTCCCGGCGGTGAACCAGATCGAGGTGCACCCGGCCCTGCAGCAGCGCGACGTGCAGGAGGCCGGCACGCAGATGGGCGTGGTGACCGAGGCGTGGAGCCCGCTCGCGCAGGCCGGCGTGCTGGACGACCCGGCGATCACCTCGATCGCCACCACGCACGACCGCACGCCGGCGCAGGTGGTGCTGCGGTGGCACGTGCAGCAGGGACGCGTGGTGATCCCGAAGTCGGTGACGCCGTCGCGGATCCGGGAGAACCTGGCGATCTTCGACTTCGAGCTGACCGCGGACGAGCTGGCCGCGATCGACGCGCTGGAGTCGGACGGGCGGACCGGGCCGCACCCGGCGCACTTCAACTGA
- a CDS encoding DUF4360 domain-containing protein — protein MLRTLTAGAAMLGALAVAAPAQAGPTPDEMMIIDVVNANGSGCPDESKAISVAKDNKAFTVTYAEYTAQVGPEATPLDFRKNCQLALDIKVPNGFTFAIATADYRGYANLQKGARAEQLASYYFQGYTQTTRSSHPLRGPMDDNWQRTDHVGIASMNWLKCGDRRVLNINTELRVNRGTSDSRKHTSFISMDSTDAAINTVYRLQWKKCS, from the coding sequence ATGTTGCGCACTCTCACCGCCGGGGCGGCAATGCTCGGCGCGCTGGCCGTGGCCGCTCCCGCCCAGGCCGGGCCCACCCCGGACGAAATGATGATCATTGACGTGGTCAACGCCAACGGCTCCGGCTGCCCGGACGAGTCGAAGGCCATCTCGGTGGCGAAGGACAACAAGGCCTTCACCGTCACGTACGCGGAATACACCGCCCAGGTCGGCCCGGAGGCGACGCCCCTGGACTTCCGGAAGAACTGTCAGCTCGCTCTCGACATCAAGGTTCCGAACGGATTCACGTTCGCGATCGCGACCGCCGATTACCGCGGTTACGCGAACCTGCAGAAGGGCGCCCGGGCCGAGCAGCTCGCCAGTTACTACTTCCAGGGATATACCCAGACGACGCGCAGCTCGCACCCATTGCGGGGCCCGATGGACGACAACTGGCAGCGCACCGATCACGTCGGAATCGCCTCGATGAACTGGCTGAAGTGCGGCGACCGGCGGGTCCTCAACATCAACACGGAATTGCGCGTCAACCGGGGGACATCGGACTCGCGGAAGCACACCAGCTTCATCTCGATGGACTCCACCGACGCGGCGATCAACACCGTCTACCGCCTGCAGTGGAAGAAGTGCTCCTGA
- a CDS encoding maleylpyruvate isomerase family mycothiol-dependent enzyme yields MDYRRTYRSAAIAFADLVSRIPPDRLDGPGLGGWTLRDLLGHTVSSALRQVPEVLGRQAPMLMVPGPEYYFAAVRRAPAAEVAAARTASATDARDTGKALGERPADAVSGFVGQATGALASASDDDLVATPVGGMRVADWLPTRTFELVVHGTDAAVAAGVPISLDQDTLAESAALAARVAVAVGDGAALLRALTGRGTLPSGFTIL; encoded by the coding sequence ATGGACTACCGCCGCACCTACCGTTCCGCCGCCATCGCCTTCGCCGACCTCGTCTCCCGGATCCCACCGGACCGCCTCGACGGGCCGGGCCTGGGCGGGTGGACGCTGCGGGACCTGCTCGGGCACACCGTGAGCTCGGCGTTGCGCCAGGTCCCGGAGGTGCTCGGCCGTCAGGCGCCGATGCTGATGGTCCCCGGCCCGGAGTACTACTTCGCGGCGGTCCGCCGAGCCCCGGCAGCCGAGGTGGCGGCGGCCCGGACCGCGTCGGCCACCGACGCCCGCGACACCGGCAAGGCCCTGGGAGAGCGCCCGGCGGACGCGGTGAGCGGCTTCGTCGGCCAGGCCACCGGCGCGCTGGCCTCAGCGAGCGACGACGACCTGGTGGCGACGCCGGTCGGTGGCATGCGCGTCGCGGACTGGCTGCCGACCCGCACGTTCGAGCTGGTCGTCCACGGCACCGACGCGGCGGTCGCGGCAGGCGTCCCGATCTCCCTGGACCAGGACACTCTCGCCGAGTCAGCCGCCCTGGCGGCCCGGGTGGCGGTCGCGGTCGGCGACGGCGCAGCCCTGCTGCGCGCCCTGACCGGCCGAGGAACCCTCCCATCAGGCTTCACCATCCTCTGA
- the recD2 gene encoding SF1B family DNA helicase RecD2 — MVSKAPVSKSPHVLEAVLERLTYVNEETGYTVARVATGSGTDLLTVVGSLLGAQPGESLRLSGWWSSHPQYGRQFEVISYTTVLPATIQGIRRYLGSGLVKGIGPVFAERIVDHFGLDTLDVIEESPERLIEVPGLGPKRTAKITSAWAEQKAIKEVMVFLQGVGVSTSIAVRIYKKYGDSSIAVVKNSPYKLASDVWGIGFKTADTIAQAVGIPHDSPERVKAGLQYTLSQATDNGHCFLPADTLVSEAAKILDVPEGLVPSCLTSLVEEEGVVREDDAVYLVPFHRAEQSLASSLLRLLSDNSDRLGQFAAVDWDKALAWLHQRTGQTLAPEQEQAVRLALTSKVAVLTGGPGCGKSFTVRSIVELAAAKRAKIQLVAPTGRAAKRLAELTGHPAATVHRLLKLQPGGDASYDRDNPLDADLLVVDEASMLDLILANKLVKAVPQGAHLLLVGDVDQLPSVGAGEVLRDLLAADAIPRVRLTQIFRQAAQSGVVTNAHRVNQGRPPLLDGMTDFFLFPCDDTEATAALTVDVVCTRIGRKFGLDPRRDVQVLAPMHRGPAGAGALNGLLQQQLTPGREGLPEKRLGGRVFRVGDKVTQIRNNYDKGAAGVFNGTVGVVTGLSPEEQTLTVRTDEDELIEYDFDELDELAHAYAITIHRSQGSEYPAVVIPLTTSAWMMLQRNLLYTAITRAKKLVVLVGSRRALAAAVRTVSAGRRHTALTRRLGS; from the coding sequence GTGGTGTCCAAGGCCCCCGTGTCGAAGTCCCCCCACGTCCTGGAAGCGGTCCTCGAGCGGCTCACCTACGTGAACGAGGAGACCGGTTACACCGTCGCCCGGGTCGCCACCGGCTCCGGCACGGATCTGCTCACCGTGGTCGGATCGCTGCTCGGCGCGCAGCCCGGGGAGAGCCTGCGGCTGAGCGGCTGGTGGTCGTCGCACCCGCAGTACGGGCGGCAGTTCGAGGTGATCTCGTACACCACCGTGCTGCCGGCGACCATCCAGGGCATCCGCCGCTACCTCGGGTCGGGCCTGGTCAAGGGCATCGGGCCGGTCTTCGCCGAGCGGATCGTGGACCACTTCGGACTGGACACCCTGGACGTGATCGAGGAGTCGCCGGAGCGGCTGATCGAGGTGCCCGGCCTCGGCCCGAAACGCACCGCGAAGATCACCTCGGCGTGGGCCGAGCAGAAGGCGATCAAGGAGGTGATGGTCTTCCTCCAGGGCGTCGGGGTGTCCACGTCGATCGCCGTGCGGATCTACAAGAAGTACGGCGACTCGTCCATCGCGGTGGTGAAGAACTCGCCGTACAAGCTGGCCTCGGACGTCTGGGGCATCGGCTTCAAGACGGCGGACACGATCGCGCAGGCCGTCGGGATCCCGCACGACAGCCCCGAGCGGGTGAAAGCCGGCCTGCAGTACACGCTGTCGCAGGCCACCGACAACGGGCACTGCTTCCTGCCGGCGGACACGCTGGTGTCGGAGGCCGCGAAGATCTTGGACGTTCCCGAGGGCCTCGTCCCGTCGTGTCTCACCTCCCTCGTCGAGGAGGAGGGGGTGGTCCGCGAGGACGACGCCGTCTATCTGGTGCCGTTCCACCGGGCGGAGCAGTCGCTGGCGTCGTCGCTGCTCCGGCTTCTGTCGGACAACTCCGACAGGCTGGGGCAGTTCGCCGCCGTCGATTGGGACAAGGCGCTCGCCTGGCTCCATCAGCGCACCGGGCAGACGCTCGCCCCCGAGCAGGAACAGGCCGTCCGGCTCGCGCTCACGTCCAAGGTCGCGGTGCTCACCGGCGGCCCCGGATGCGGCAAGAGCTTCACGGTACGGTCGATCGTCGAGCTCGCCGCCGCGAAACGCGCCAAGATCCAGCTCGTCGCTCCGACCGGCCGGGCCGCGAAACGGCTCGCCGAGCTGACCGGCCACCCCGCCGCCACCGTCCACCGCCTGCTCAAGCTGCAGCCCGGCGGGGACGCCAGTTACGACCGGGACAACCCCCTCGACGCCGACCTGCTCGTCGTCGACGAAGCCAGCATGCTCGACCTGATCCTGGCGAACAAGCTGGTCAAGGCCGTCCCGCAGGGCGCGCACCTGCTGCTGGTCGGCGACGTCGACCAGCTCCCCTCGGTCGGGGCCGGCGAGGTGCTGCGCGACCTGCTCGCCGCCGACGCGATCCCGCGCGTCCGGCTCACCCAGATCTTCCGGCAGGCCGCGCAGAGCGGCGTGGTCACCAACGCGCACCGGGTCAACCAGGGCCGGCCGCCGCTGCTCGACGGCATGACCGACTTCTTCCTCTTCCCCTGCGACGACACCGAAGCCACCGCGGCGCTCACCGTCGACGTGGTCTGCACCCGGATCGGCCGCAAGTTCGGCCTCGACCCGCGCCGTGACGTGCAGGTGCTCGCCCCGATGCACCGCGGCCCGGCCGGCGCGGGCGCGCTCAACGGCCTGCTCCAGCAGCAGCTCACGCCGGGCCGCGAGGGCCTGCCGGAGAAACGGCTCGGCGGCCGGGTGTTCCGGGTCGGCGACAAGGTCACCCAGATCCGGAACAACTACGACAAGGGCGCGGCAGGCGTCTTCAACGGCACCGTGGGCGTCGTGACCGGACTGTCCCCCGAGGAACAGACCCTCACCGTCCGCACCGACGAGGACGAGCTCATCGAGTACGACTTCGACGAGCTGGACGAGCTGGCACACGCCTACGCCATCACGATCCACCGGTCCCAGGGCTCGGAGTACCCGGCCGTGGTGATCCCGCTGACCACCAGCGCCTGGATGATGCTGCAGCGCAACCTCCTCTACACCGCGATCACCCGCGCCAAGAAGCTGGTCGTGCTGGTCGGCTCCCGCCGGGCCCTGGCCGCCGCGGTCCGCACCGTGAGCGCGGGGCGCCGGCACACCGCCCTGACCCGCCGCCTCGGCTCATAG
- a CDS encoding aldehyde dehydrogenase family protein, whose product MDPELSAVRHHIGGAWTGSVNGRMFEKRDPWTGEVFAVVAAGDTEDASAAVTAASEAFGPWSLSLPGRRQEILLRAAALLDGRRLQVRRRLAAETGCAAVFAEIQIDFCVTMLRQAAGLPYAPTGQILPSDLDGTRALAMRRPAGVVAAIAPWNASLVLAGRAVVAPIAVGNTVVLKPSEEAPYTGGALWAGLLAEAGLPDGVLNVVTHAPGEAGVIAETLIADSRVRRVSFTGSTVTGRRLAELAGRHLKRVVLQLGGHNPLLVLADADLDHAVDAAVYGAFVHAGQTCMCARRIIVDRAIAPGFTARFVERAAALPLGDPSHPDTVIGPVINEWALSLLERRVREAVELGATLLTGGAPVGRCFPPTVLTGVPAAAELAFDETFGPVVMVEEASSADDAVDRANASSFGLTAGVITGDPYRGLDLARRLQAGIVHVNDQPVNDEPQMPFGGVKESGSGRFGMGFAAEEFTEVQWVTARKGPRPYPF is encoded by the coding sequence ATGGACCCGGAGCTCAGTGCCGTGCGGCACCACATCGGCGGTGCCTGGACCGGCAGCGTCAACGGCCGGATGTTCGAGAAACGCGACCCCTGGACCGGCGAGGTCTTCGCGGTCGTCGCGGCCGGCGACACCGAGGACGCGTCGGCGGCCGTGACCGCCGCGTCCGAGGCGTTCGGCCCCTGGTCGCTCAGCCTGCCCGGCCGGCGGCAGGAGATCCTGCTGCGGGCCGCCGCGCTGCTCGACGGCCGCCGCCTCCAGGTGCGCCGCCGGCTCGCCGCGGAGACCGGGTGCGCCGCGGTCTTCGCCGAGATCCAGATCGACTTCTGCGTGACGATGCTCCGGCAGGCGGCCGGACTGCCGTACGCGCCGACCGGCCAGATCCTCCCCTCCGACCTGGACGGCACGCGGGCCCTCGCGATGCGCCGCCCGGCCGGGGTGGTCGCCGCGATCGCCCCGTGGAACGCGTCGCTGGTCCTGGCCGGCCGGGCCGTCGTCGCCCCGATCGCGGTCGGCAACACGGTGGTGCTCAAGCCGTCCGAGGAGGCGCCGTACACCGGGGGCGCCCTCTGGGCCGGGCTGCTCGCCGAAGCCGGCCTCCCGGACGGCGTGCTCAACGTGGTCACCCACGCGCCCGGCGAGGCCGGTGTGATAGCCGAGACGCTGATCGCCGACAGCCGGGTACGCCGGGTCAGCTTCACCGGGTCCACCGTGACCGGCCGCCGCCTCGCCGAACTCGCCGGCCGCCACCTGAAACGCGTGGTCCTGCAGCTCGGTGGCCACAACCCGCTGCTCGTGCTCGCCGACGCCGACCTCGACCACGCCGTCGACGCGGCCGTCTACGGCGCCTTCGTGCACGCCGGGCAGACCTGCATGTGCGCGCGCCGGATCATCGTGGACCGCGCGATCGCCCCCGGCTTCACCGCCCGCTTCGTCGAGCGCGCCGCCGCCCTGCCGCTCGGCGACCCGTCCCACCCCGACACCGTGATCGGCCCGGTGATCAACGAGTGGGCGCTCTCCCTGCTCGAACGCCGGGTGCGCGAGGCGGTCGAGCTCGGCGCCACGCTGCTCACCGGCGGCGCCCCGGTCGGGCGGTGCTTCCCGCCGACCGTGCTCACCGGCGTGCCGGCCGCCGCCGAGCTGGCCTTCGACGAGACGTTCGGGCCGGTCGTCATGGTGGAGGAGGCGTCGTCCGCGGACGACGCGGTGGACCGGGCCAACGCGTCCAGCTTCGGGCTGACCGCGGGCGTGATCACGGGTGACCCGTACCGTGGTCTCGATCTTGCCCGGCGTCTGCAGGCCGGCATCGTGCACGTCAACGACCAGCCGGTCAACGACGAGCCGCAGATGCCGTTCGGCGGGGTGAAGGAGAGCGGGTCGGGCCGGTTCGGGATGGGGTTCGCGGCTGAGGAGTTCACCGAGGTGCAGTGGGTGACGGCGCGGAAGGGGCCGAGGCCGTACCCGTTCTGA
- a CDS encoding acetylxylan esterase: MALFDFPLHELRTYRPSHPEPAGFDAFWSGTLAAARRAALPPKVAEHTTPLRGVTTYDVTFSGYAGQPVRAWLNRPAGATGPLPVIVEFIGYGGGRGLPIDWLIWASAGYAHLIMDTRGQGGGWRGGDTPDPDESGAGPSAPGFLTRGVQSPETFYYRRLITDAARAVETAAELPGVDASRIVVTGKSQGGALSLAAAGLVPDLVSAVVSAVPFLCDIRRAVTVTDVNPYAEVVRFLRANPHLADRTLATLDHVDAVNFARRVTAPALLSVGMMDDVCPPSGVFGAYNTLPGSKQIEVYEWDGHEGGRTHFDTLACEFVDDILN, from the coding sequence ATGGCGCTGTTTGACTTCCCGCTCCACGAATTGCGCACGTACCGTCCCTCTCACCCGGAACCGGCCGGCTTCGACGCCTTCTGGTCCGGCACCCTGGCCGCCGCCCGCCGGGCCGCCCTTCCGCCGAAGGTGGCCGAGCACACCACCCCGCTGCGCGGCGTCACCACCTACGACGTGACGTTCAGCGGGTACGCCGGCCAGCCGGTCCGGGCCTGGCTGAACCGCCCGGCCGGCGCGACCGGTCCGCTGCCGGTGATCGTCGAGTTCATCGGTTACGGCGGCGGCCGCGGCCTGCCGATCGACTGGCTGATCTGGGCCAGCGCCGGATACGCGCACCTGATCATGGACACTCGCGGTCAGGGCGGCGGCTGGCGCGGCGGCGACACCCCGGACCCGGACGAGTCCGGCGCGGGGCCGTCCGCGCCCGGCTTCCTGACCCGCGGGGTGCAGTCACCGGAGACGTTCTACTACCGCCGGCTGATCACCGACGCGGCGCGGGCCGTGGAGACCGCCGCGGAACTGCCCGGCGTGGACGCGTCCCGGATCGTCGTCACCGGCAAGAGCCAGGGCGGCGCGCTCTCCCTGGCCGCGGCGGGACTGGTCCCGGACCTGGTCTCGGCGGTGGTGTCGGCCGTGCCGTTCCTCTGCGACATCCGGCGGGCGGTCACGGTGACCGACGTCAACCCGTACGCGGAAGTGGTCCGGTTCCTGCGGGCCAACCCCCACCTCGCGGACCGGACGCTGGCGACGCTCGACCACGTCGACGCGGTGAACTTCGCCCGCCGGGTGACCGCTCCGGCGCTGCTCTCGGTCGGCATGATGGACGACGTCTGCCCGCCGTCCGGGGTGTTCGGGGCGTACAACACGCTGCCCGGCTCGAAGCAGATCGAGGTCTACGAGTGGGACGGGCACGAGGGTGGCCGGACCCATTTCGACACCCTCGCCTGCGAGTTCGTCGACGACATCCTGAACTGA
- a CDS encoding YggT family protein, whose product MLLGLVSLALLLFQFLLIARAVLDWSVTLAGPAMPGSFRSRALSGVYSVTEPVLAPVRRVIPPLRVGGVAIDLSFILVFLAIGVLRALI is encoded by the coding sequence ATGCTCCTCGGTCTCGTCAGTCTGGCACTGTTGCTCTTCCAGTTCCTGCTCATCGCCCGTGCCGTCCTCGACTGGAGCGTGACCCTGGCCGGACCCGCCATGCCGGGATCGTTCCGGTCCCGGGCGCTCAGCGGCGTCTACTCGGTCACCGAGCCGGTACTCGCGCCGGTGCGCCGGGTCATCCCGCCGCTGCGCGTGGGTGGTGTCGCCATCGACCTGTCGTTCATCCTGGTCTTCCTGGCGATCGGCGTGCTGCGCGCGCTGATCTGA
- a CDS encoding benzaldehyde dehydrogenase yields the protein MLLDEKTWTGNIFIGGSWRPGRGAGYDVVEPATGDVLGRIGQATPADVDEAARAAADAQKVWAAMPHPERAAVLRRAGRLWAEHADEIGGWNVREVGSIPPMAGFALHTAEQECYEAASLPGRPYGELLPSEEQRLSMSRRYPAGVVAVIAPFNVPIILAIRSVAPALALGNAVILKPDPRTAVTGGAALARIFEEAGLPPGVFQVLPGGADVGEALVVHHLMRVISFTGSTAAGRRVGALAGEHLKRAHLELGGNSALIVLDDADVDAAVNAASFGSWFHQGQICMTTGRHLVHERLYDDFVERLAAKAAALPVGDPHREEVVLGPIIDAGQRDKIHNVVTRSAGYGARVAAGGTYRDLFYSATVLADVADDTPAFVEEIFGPVAPVLRFSDETEAVRLATASEYGLSLGIITRDVMKGLALADRIPTGIVHINDQTVSDEANSPFGGVAASGTGSRFGGPAANIEAFTETRWVTMRDKPPAYPF from the coding sequence ATGCTCCTCGACGAGAAGACCTGGACCGGCAACATCTTCATCGGCGGCTCCTGGCGGCCCGGCCGCGGCGCCGGCTACGACGTGGTGGAGCCGGCGACCGGCGACGTCCTGGGCCGGATCGGTCAGGCCACCCCGGCCGACGTCGACGAGGCGGCCCGCGCGGCCGCCGACGCGCAGAAGGTGTGGGCCGCGATGCCGCACCCGGAACGCGCCGCGGTGCTGCGCCGGGCCGGCCGGCTCTGGGCCGAGCACGCCGACGAGATCGGCGGCTGGAACGTGCGGGAGGTCGGCTCGATCCCGCCGATGGCCGGGTTCGCCCTGCACACCGCCGAGCAGGAGTGCTATGAGGCCGCCTCGCTGCCCGGCCGCCCCTACGGCGAGCTGCTGCCCAGTGAGGAGCAGCGGCTCTCGATGTCCCGGCGCTACCCGGCCGGCGTGGTCGCGGTGATCGCCCCGTTCAACGTGCCGATCATCCTGGCGATCCGCTCGGTCGCGCCGGCCCTGGCGCTCGGCAACGCGGTGATCCTCAAGCCGGACCCGCGCACCGCGGTGACCGGCGGCGCCGCGCTCGCCCGGATCTTCGAGGAGGCCGGCCTGCCGCCGGGCGTGTTCCAGGTGCTGCCGGGCGGCGCCGACGTCGGCGAGGCCCTGGTCGTCCACCACCTGATGCGGGTCATCTCGTTCACCGGGTCCACCGCGGCCGGCCGCCGGGTCGGCGCACTCGCCGGCGAGCACCTGAAGCGGGCCCACCTGGAGCTCGGCGGCAACTCGGCGCTGATCGTGCTGGACGACGCGGACGTCGACGCGGCGGTGAACGCGGCCTCCTTCGGCTCCTGGTTCCACCAGGGGCAGATCTGCATGACGACCGGCCGGCACCTGGTGCACGAGCGGCTCTACGACGACTTCGTGGAGCGTCTCGCCGCGAAGGCCGCCGCGCTGCCGGTCGGCGACCCGCACCGGGAGGAGGTCGTGCTCGGCCCGATCATCGACGCCGGCCAGCGCGACAAGATCCACAACGTGGTGACCCGGTCGGCCGGTTACGGTGCTCGGGTCGCGGCCGGCGGCACCTACCGCGATCTCTTCTACTCGGCGACCGTGCTCGCCGACGTCGCCGACGACACCCCGGCGTTCGTCGAGGAGATCTTCGGTCCGGTGGCGCCGGTGCTGCGATTCTCGGACGAGACCGAGGCGGTCCGGCTCGCCACCGCGAGCGAATACGGACTGTCACTGGGCATCATCACCCGAGATGTCATGAAAGGTCTCGCGCTGGCGGATCGCATTCCCACCGGAATCGTGCACATCAACGACCAGACCGTCAGTGACGAGGCGAACAGTCCGTTCGGCGGCGTGGCGGCGTCCGGGACGGGGTCACGGTTCGGCGGTCCGGCCGCGAACATCGAGGCGTTCACCGAGACCCGCTGGGTCACGATGCGTGACAAGCCGCCGGCGTACCCGTTCTAG
- a CDS encoding IclR family transcriptional regulator — protein sequence MAVDDDSTTSRSLERGLAILSSFSESRPVLGVADLSRSVELTKSTTYRYVATLARLGYLQQDPETRKYSLGPRVVDLGFAAINSLEVTRVAAPYLQALADETGYTVSMAVLDGAEIIYVERRRSSRSAGGFAMTLDLHVGSRLPAYCTAMGKVLLAHQEPAVLRGLLDRTDFARRGPRTMTNREQLTASLARIRQSGVAVNDEELVAGLRSVAAPVRDRTGRVVAAVSVAVHLTVWSTTADAVVSRLERPLRQAATEVSNRLGYR from the coding sequence ATGGCCGTCGATGACGACAGCACCACGAGCAGATCTCTCGAGCGCGGGCTGGCGATCCTGTCGTCGTTCAGCGAGTCGCGGCCGGTGCTCGGGGTCGCCGACCTGTCCCGCTCGGTGGAGCTGACGAAGAGCACCACCTATCGGTACGTGGCGACCCTGGCCCGCCTCGGCTACCTGCAGCAGGACCCGGAGACCCGGAAGTACTCGCTCGGGCCGCGCGTCGTCGACCTGGGGTTCGCCGCGATCAACTCGCTGGAGGTGACCCGGGTCGCGGCACCCTACCTGCAGGCGCTGGCCGACGAGACCGGGTACACGGTGAGCATGGCCGTGCTGGACGGCGCCGAGATCATCTACGTGGAGCGCCGGCGCAGCAGCCGGTCCGCCGGCGGGTTCGCGATGACGCTCGATCTGCACGTCGGGTCGCGGCTCCCGGCGTACTGCACGGCCATGGGGAAGGTGCTGCTCGCGCACCAGGAGCCGGCCGTGCTGCGCGGGCTGCTGGACCGGACCGACTTCGCCCGGCGCGGTCCGCGGACCATGACGAACCGGGAGCAGCTGACCGCGAGCCTGGCCCGGATCCGGCAGAGCGGGGTGGCGGTCAACGACGAGGAGCTGGTGGCCGGCCTGCGCTCGGTGGCGGCCCCGGTGCGGGACCGGACCGGGCGGGTGGTCGCCGCGGTCAGCGTCGCGGTGCATCTGACGGTCTGGTCGACGACGGCGGACGCGGTGGTGAGCCGACTGGAACGGCCACTGCGGCAGGCCGCCACCGAGGTGTCGAACCGCCTCGGGTACCGATAG
- a CDS encoding FAD-binding oxidoreductase, with the protein MDSLRRRLTGELVEPADPRYAELTAGFNAAITATPAAVVEARDPQDVVEAVTFAAGSGIPVAVQATGHGIADSLDGALLINTRRLDECVVHADGWARVGAGVRWQQVLDAAAPHGLAPLSGSAPGVGVVGYTTGGGLGPVGRTYGWASDRVRAAEIVTGEGVLRRVTAETEPDLFWAVRGGKGAVGIVTAMEFDLVRQERLHAGALYFAGADAATVLHRWREWSAGLPAEATTSVALLQLPPLPGVPEPLAGRFSVAVRFAWTGDPATGEATLAPLRAVATPLIDAVQVIPYAAIGMIHADPVDPMPVHETSDLLRELPAEAVDALLGVAGPDAGSPQVIVELRQLGGAFAVPGEHPSALDHRDAAFSLITIGVLVPPVAGAVAPHADEVSAALKPWSTGATLPNLGAAVGAERIARSYRPETLSRLVEVARRFDPSGVFTVGQVPVR; encoded by the coding sequence ATGGATTCTCTGCGCAGGCGCCTCACCGGTGAGCTCGTGGAGCCCGCCGACCCGCGCTACGCGGAGCTGACCGCCGGTTTCAACGCCGCGATCACCGCGACGCCGGCCGCCGTCGTCGAGGCCCGTGACCCGCAGGACGTGGTGGAGGCCGTCACGTTCGCCGCCGGGTCCGGCATCCCGGTCGCCGTCCAGGCCACCGGCCACGGCATCGCCGACAGCCTCGACGGCGCGCTGCTCATCAACACCCGGCGGCTCGACGAGTGCGTCGTGCATGCCGACGGCTGGGCCCGGGTCGGCGCCGGCGTGCGCTGGCAGCAGGTTCTCGACGCGGCGGCGCCGCACGGCCTGGCGCCGCTCTCCGGCTCGGCGCCCGGAGTGGGCGTGGTCGGCTACACGACGGGCGGCGGTCTCGGTCCGGTCGGCCGCACCTATGGCTGGGCCTCCGACCGGGTCCGCGCCGCCGAGATCGTGACCGGTGAGGGGGTGCTGCGCCGGGTCACCGCGGAGACCGAGCCGGACCTGTTCTGGGCGGTGCGCGGCGGCAAGGGCGCCGTCGGCATCGTCACGGCGATGGAGTTCGACCTGGTCCGGCAGGAGCGGCTCCACGCCGGGGCGCTCTACTTCGCGGGCGCCGACGCGGCCACCGTGCTGCACCGCTGGCGGGAGTGGTCGGCGGGCCTGCCGGCCGAGGCCACCACGTCGGTCGCGCTGCTCCAGCTGCCGCCGCTGCCGGGCGTCCCCGAGCCGCTGGCCGGCCGGTTCAGTGTGGCGGTCCGCTTCGCCTGGACCGGCGATCCGGCCACCGGCGAGGCCACGCTCGCGCCGCTGCGGGCGGTGGCGACGCCGCTCATCGACGCTGTGCAGGTGATCCCGTACGCCGCGATCGGCATGATCCACGCCGACCCGGTCGACCCGATGCCGGTCCACGAGACCAGTGACCTGCTGCGCGAGCTCCCCGCCGAGGCGGTCGACGCGCTGCTCGGCGTGGCCGGTCCGGACGCGGGCTCGCCGCAGGTCATCGTGGAGCTGCGGCAGCTCGGCGGGGCCTTCGCCGTTCCCGGCGAGCATCCGAGCGCGCTCGACCACCGGGACGCGGCCTTCAGCCTGATCACCATCGGGGTCCTGGTCCCGCCGGTGGCCGGCGCGGTCGCCCCGCACGCCGATGAGGTGAGCGCCGCGCTGAAGCCCTGGTCGACCGGCGCGACCCTGCCGAATCTGGGGGCCGCGGTGGGGGCGGAGCGGATCGCCAGGTCGTACCGTCCGGAGACCCTGTCCCGGCTGGTGGAGGTGGCGCGCCGCTTCGATCCGTCCGGCGTCTTCACGGTGGGCCAGGTCCCGGTGCGCTGA